A segment of the Candidatus Pelagisphaera phototrophica genome:
TCGGTGGACGATGCCGTCGGCGCCGTGCTCGATACCCTCGATGAACTCGGCCTCGCCGACAATACCATTGTCGTTTACACGTCCGACCAGGGCTTTTTTCTCGGTGAACATGGCTGGTACGACAAGCGCTATATGTATGAGGAATCCCTGCGCATGCCGTTCATCGTACGCTACCCGCCCTCCATTGAGCCCGGCTCCGTCGAAGACCGCATCGTGCTCAATCTAGACTTTGCCCAAACCTTTCTCGACTATGCGGGTATTCAGGCCCCTGAGGACATGCAAGGTAGGTCCCTGCGACCGCTTCTCGAAAGTCAACCGGTCGCCCTTTGGCGCCAGTCGATGTATTACCACTTTTATGAGTACCCAGGATGGCACTACGTGAAGCGTCATTACGGCGTGCGTACCGACCGCTTCAAACTCATCCGCTACTACCACGACATCGAAGCTTGGGAAATGTACGACCTTGAGACGGATCCCAACGAGATGGCCAACTTAGCCGACGATCCCGCCTATGCAGCTGTTCGTGCCGGACTCGAAGCCGAACTCGCTCGGCTCCAATCTCAATACGGCGACTCCCCTGAACTCGCTCAAGAAATGGTAGAGCGTTATCCCCATGGTAGTCGCCCCGTGTGGGGCCGCTACTCGGACCTAGAGCCCCACGGCGACCTAGACGGTTGGCGTGCCGCCGAGGAAGGAAGCGCTCCAGAGGAATAGCTAAAAGTGGACTGAGATTAATCCAGTGATCAGGGTCTTGTTTTCGTTGGACCGACGAAACTCTTTGGGTTCTCGAAATCCCTTAAGAGCAAAGTTCCCGAAACTGAAGAGCTGGCCTACGTGGAAGGCTCCTGGCAGAAGAAGCACCCCTTGCCTGAGTGGATGTCGAAGCCGATGAAGCAAAGCTATTTCAGCGACTTCGGTGTCTCGACCACGGCGACCCTAGTGATCGCCGACCGTCAAGGGGTCGTACGCCTCTACCACAAGGGCCTAATGACACTCGAAGAACTCGAAGCTGCTGTCGTACCTTTGCTGTGACGTTTGACCTCCAAGCACCTACTGCCTAGAACACTCAGGGATTGACTAGAGAACCATTATCCAGGTGTAGCCGAACTATCACTACAATGGGCGAAATTTAGATAGATTGGAACGCTCAAAATGGACTAGATTGGCATTTGGAAAAGGCTTAGCGAAGAAAGTACTTTGCCAGATTCAAAAAAGCTGTTCAATCTGCCTGAACATGAGTGAAACCAAGAAGAAGTCGGGTGGGATCCTTAGCGCTTTCCTGGATATCGTAGAGAAATTGGGGAACCGATTGCCCGATCCTTTGGTGCTCTATTTTGGCTTGGCGTTGCTGATTCCCATACTGAGCTGGCTTATTTCGTTTGCAGGCTGGAGTCGGGTGCATCCTGTTTCGGGAGAAACGATCCAATTGATCAGTTTGCTTTCGGCTGAGCAGATTCAACGGATGTTTGTCGACGCGGTAGACAATTTTACCGGTTTCCCGCCATTGGGGGCGGTTCTGGTGACCATGCTCGGAATCGGGGTTGCAGAACGAAGTGGACTCATCTCTACGAGTCTGAAGCTCCTCGTTAAATCGACACCCAAATCGCTCATATCGGTAGTCGTTGTATTTGCAGGGGTTATGAGCTCTATGGCTGCGGATGCCGGTTACGTCGTTCTGACGCCATTGGGAGCAGTACTCTTTGCGGGCATGGGACGTCACCCCTTGGCGGGGCTTTGCGCCGCCTTTGCCGGAACGGGCGGTGGGTTCTCGGCTAACCTGCTCCTTACGAGCCTGGACCCGTTGTTGTCTGGCTTCACTCAATCAGCGGCGCAATTGTATGACGCGGACCGTGTCGTGACGGCAGATGCGAATTACTTTTTTATGATCGCATCGGTACTAGTGGTTACCTCTGCGGGTTGGTTTGTGACTGAGAAGATTGTAGAACCGCGCCTTGGTAAATGGGATGCGGATACAGAGGACATTGGGTCAGATAGTGACAAGGAAAGAGAC
Coding sequences within it:
- a CDS encoding AbgT family transporter, translated to MSETKKKSGGILSAFLDIVEKLGNRLPDPLVLYFGLALLIPILSWLISFAGWSRVHPVSGETIQLISLLSAEQIQRMFVDAVDNFTGFPPLGAVLVTMLGIGVAERSGLISTSLKLLVKSTPKSLISVVVVFAGVMSSMAADAGYVVLTPLGAVLFAGMGRHPLAGLCAAFAGTGGGFSANLLLTSLDPLLSGFTQSAAQLYDADRVVTADANYFFMIASVLVVTSAGWFVTEKIVEPRLGKWDADTEDIGSDSDKERDAQIQTISPVEQKGLWGALMAVVLTGAALLFLTIPEGAILRDAEGSLTPMVHGLVIIIMLLFIFPGLVYGLIVGSCRSSKQLAGMMGDTMATMGGYIVLAFAAAQFVAYFHWSNMGLLTALTGAEILAYLGVGDLPLILTFVFLAAGINLVIGSASAKWGIMAPVFVPMFMALGLSPEMTQAAYRVGDSITNMITPLNPYFPIVLSFAMRYDRKLGIGTLISSMVPYSIAFAIGWTLLLVVWYFLGLPLGPGAGIQM